Proteins encoded within one genomic window of Edaphobacter lichenicola:
- the rfbD gene encoding dTDP-4-dehydrorhamnose reductase codes for MVFGRLPSEERILLTGAKGQVGGELLKTLEPLGVVIAPERAMMDLADATSVRDTIRAVRPRWIVNPGAYTEVDRAESEPDLAYAINAEAVKVIGEEARVLGAGVIHFSTDYVFDGSGEEPYVETDTVGPMSVYGASKLAGERALAESGAGHMIFRTSWVYGARGKNFLLTILKLAREREALRIVDDQHGAPTWSRDLARMTAHVIKRCEATAQTIGWKAALQDASGVYHAAGGGDTSWFEFAAEAVQQQREKEPGVRFAKIESISTDQYPTPARRPSNSRLNCTKLKERFEWTMMYWRDSLREVLSEL; via the coding sequence TGGTGTTTGGGAGGCTGCCATCGGAGGAGCGGATTCTGCTGACGGGAGCTAAGGGCCAGGTTGGTGGGGAGTTATTGAAGACTCTGGAGCCGTTGGGCGTTGTGATTGCTCCGGAGCGCGCGATGATGGATCTTGCGGATGCGACTTCTGTTCGCGATACGATTCGGGCAGTGCGGCCAAGGTGGATCGTGAATCCCGGAGCCTATACGGAAGTGGATCGAGCGGAAAGCGAGCCGGATCTGGCCTACGCGATCAATGCTGAGGCCGTCAAAGTGATAGGAGAAGAGGCGCGAGTGCTGGGCGCTGGTGTCATCCACTTCTCCACAGACTATGTTTTTGATGGATCAGGAGAGGAACCTTATGTTGAAACTGATACTGTCGGACCGATGAGTGTCTACGGCGCCAGTAAACTCGCCGGAGAGAGGGCGTTGGCTGAGAGCGGCGCAGGCCACATGATCTTTCGGACGAGTTGGGTTTACGGGGCACGAGGGAAGAACTTTTTGCTGACGATCCTGAAGCTTGCGCGAGAGCGGGAGGCGTTACGGATCGTGGACGATCAGCATGGTGCTCCAACCTGGAGCCGCGATCTGGCGAGGATGACAGCGCACGTGATCAAGCGTTGTGAAGCAACTGCCCAGACGATAGGATGGAAGGCTGCGTTGCAGGACGCGAGCGGGGTTTACCACGCCGCTGGCGGGGGCGACACTTCCTGGTTCGAATTTGCAGCGGAGGCGGTTCAACAACAGCGCGAGAAGGAGCCTGGAGTGCGATTCGCGAAGATCGAGTCGATATCGACCGATCAGTATCCGACCCCTGCCAGGCGCCCGTCGAACTCGCGATTGAACTGTACCAAGCTAAAGGAACGGTTCGAATGGACCATGATGTACTGGCGGGACTCGCTGCGAGAGGTGCTGTCGGAGCTATGA